ATTAGTAGTATGTTTAAAATTGTGTTTATAGGAATTGGAAATCCTCCTGGAAGTATGGATGTGAAAGCTTTTCTTCTGCAGAAGTTCAGTTCACTGGAGCGAAAACAGGTTATACTTCCTGGCTTTCAACCTAGCATGATTTGGTTTAGTTCTTTTATTGTTGCATTACACTTTTCTTCTTATATTTGTAAATACTTTGCACATTACACTCATGTTATGATAGTTAATATATTCTATCAGTTTGAGAACAGTTTAGAACTTGTTTGGCTAATAGACTATAGATGGATCCTAACAAATTTGGACAGATCTAACCTACAAGATGCAGTTCGAGGAGTAAAATCCTCGAAGTTGtgtgattattttattatttgtcgcaacttattttcctttttttccctTCCTTGATTGAATTTTGATGAAAATATTATATGTTTTTGACAGATTGATAGTTCATTGGATCAAGGAGTTGAAGCAGTGAGGACCCTAGTGTTAAATGGGTTTAATAACCATGTCTATAGATTCAACTTAGGGCAAAAATACAAGTACCATAAGgtttaatttttcataaattataGAAATGAACAAATAATAGCTATGTAGTATTATTCTCAACTGAACCACAAAATTTGGGGAGAGATGAAATTCATGAAGTGTATGCTTGGTAGCAATTTTATACAAATAACACATGCTGAGATGTAAATTTGTAAAGCACACTGTTGTTTATATTCTGGCTCAAGCAGATAGTTGAGCTTCATGGTGAGAAAAATTAGTTGCTGCTAGGACCAGTTCACAGAATTGGTAGCCTGTATGTAAAAGTAAAACAATCAACACAAAAAGCACGAACTAGAAggtttttttttccttaatttaACAACAATGATTTACTAATAAAAAGAGTTAATAGACACACATGacttaaaaaacaaacaaataaaacccataaatgaataaaaatttcatGCCTCCAATTTCATTATAAAGTTTTAAGACCTAGTATTTTTACCACGTGTTCATAAATCATTATTATCTCCCATCTAGTAGCAATAATTGGTAAtaatgatattaattaattaagtagtaAATATAGAATCCAATGTAAACCATAGAAGTTTGACTCTTCAATGCAACAACAAATGGGACCCTTTCCCAATCCCATTTGCAACGTTAataagaaaaactgaaaaagtgaaaaacccctcctttctctctctcttggcCTAGatagatttataaatttattagacCGTTACAGAATCaaatattatattcattaatAAAAGCAaagcattattttttatttcttcatttCCTAATCAAATAAACCAATCTGAGAGAACAAAAGAAAACAGCAATGGCAACAATAGCAAAGAGCAACGTCTCTCTTAAACAAACGTTACAAACCCACCATCATCAACCAAATCCTTCTCTCGATTCTCTCTTCCACGCCCTTGACCCAATCTCTCTCATCCTCAAtcccaataacaataacaactctgTTTCGATCTTGAACCACTCTGTTCTCCCCATGAGTCTCACAACACAGAGCTTCATCATCATGGAGGACATGGAGAGAGGACCCAGATACGAAGCATACGCTGAACTCAGAGAAAGGAAGCTTAGAATGAAGTACCCGAGGCAACAAGAGCGAGAGGAAGAGGAAAGTGAGGAACTTGAACCCAAACAACTACCAACCCCACCAAGAAAACAGGTCAAGTTTCAGAGTGGTTTGAGAAAAGGTTCCTCTGTTTCTGCTTCCGCTCTTGCTCAATCTGTTCCTGATTTCTCTGCTGTCTTGAGGAAGGAGAATCGGAAACCAGTGAATGCATTACCTTCAGTAATGGAGCTTACACCGCCATCAAAGAGTTACTACTCCAAAGGTGTGTTCTATAATATACTGATAGCTCTCTTTGAAAGACCAAATCTTTTCATCAAATTGCTATGTTTGAGTTTCTGGGTATTGTGTTATTGTGTCTTATACTCTTATTCAATTCTGGTATTTGTATTTGTACAATTCAGGTGGGGTGTTATCGTCGAGTTCGAGAGGGAGTAAATCAGCAAATGCAGGGGAGAAGAAGAAGGGTGGTGGGATTTTGATGGCAAGAAAGAGTTATGCAACTATGGATGAACTCAGGAATTTCACTTCTGCCACTGCTAATGCTATCAATGGTGAAGGTAGCAGAGGAGTAGGAAGGAACAATGGTGGCAGGGTGGTGGGAAGAACTGTCTTGGGGTACAGACAATTATAGGTGGTTTTAAATTGTGATTACAGTTTGCCACGGGAGAAAGAAAATGCAGCTGATGTAGTCACATAAATTTGATTGAAAGTTTACAACTGCAACATTCCACAACTTAAAAAAGCCTACTTGGTGGCTATGGTGATGGAATTCTTTTGATCCCCCCTTTGTTGGTTGTTTGAGTTTGTGAGAAGGCTTTGGATTTTGGTGATGCCTCCActggtttttgtttttttcctacATATATTCTTTCTGTTTCTATTCTTTTTTGGAAGAAACTTGCAGTATTGTGTAAGTTGTATCTGAGATTGAGGATATGGATAAAAGTGTATTGTTTTTCAAATATAATAAATGAGTAAAAATGCTGTTTCCATTATAACTTGAAAGGGTCTTATTCTTCTAAGTAAAACAAGAACAACCTTTGATATTGTCTGATCGCTCCTTATTTGTTTATGTTTACATCGATATTGCATGATCAAAGAGACACTCCTTGGTTCGTTTTCTGATTTCCTTTTTCTCTGTCCTAATATCAGAACATACAAGCTGATATTTATTTGTCTACTAATTATTCATGGAGCCCAAAGTGGCTTTTGTACAAAAATACATGTTGATTCCTGGATATTGCATGATTCCTTTCAGTCTGTAATTTGCATCCTTGTTGAAATCTTTCAGCGAGTATTTTAGAGTGTTGGGTGTTGTAGGTCCACCTATAATGGCGTTCACTTATAACTAACTTAACTGTTTTAATCTTatctttaacctttttttttaaatcttatttgaaatttaaataagaGATTTTGGTGGGTTTTTAGTAACCACTCCAAAACCTAGAGTATGCCTATAAAAACAACTTTAGTGGttggttaataaaaaaaaataagtgatGAGTGGAGGCataagaatattaaataaaagagaggTTAAGATTTAGCTTCTGCATTAAGGAGAAGACGAGTAAGTGATCTAACCATGCATGTTTGAATATGCATCTAAAGATAGTTTTTTCCTTTCATAGAGAAATATGATTTTAGTGCTTTTCTTGCGTTAATGTTTTATTATGTGATTTTCTTGTGTTACTTACTTCATTTTTAGGGTTTGATTCAGGATATTTGTTCCCTTTATGTTGAGCTTGTCATTTTGCTTAtcgaaaacaataataaaatatattgatCCTTGGCATCTGTGTTTATCATGGAATTAAAGATTTGACgttaatttttatgaaaaacgtCACATTActtgtattttctttctttctttctctcatttTGCTACTGTTTAATTACAAATCTTTCGATGAATATTTAAAGAaatatagttttagtttttttgaCCTATTAACCATGTACTCCTGAATTATTTGTTTACATTAGATTCATTGCAAGTTTGAAGCTTTTATTGATATAAATTCTCaagttttaatttgttattgTGAATGTATCTTTTATTGTAAGTTTGTTACTTTGTTGTATATTTTCAGAATTCTAAAGTAGTAATTGTTTTCGGATTTTAAGGCATATTGTCATGGatttggacacactccaacgttACAGTATCGGCACTCAGACTTACTCAACTTCTTGAGCTAAGCATTACACTCGGATGTCCTTCTTGCATCACCCCTCCAATAGCATATTCTCTCGCAAGATCTTAAACATGGTTTGTAAGTGTTCTACATGTTCCTCTAAGTTATTGCTATAGACAACAATGTCATCTAAGCACACCACTACAAACCGATCAAGGTAAGGTCGAAAGATCTCGTTCATCAAGGTACAGAAGGTCGCAAGAGCATTGGTCAAGCTAAAAGGCATCACCAACCGCTCATACGATCCATACCTCGTGACACACGTGGTCTTAGGCTCATCACCATCAGCAATTCTCACTTGGTGATATCCTAACCTCAAATCCAGTTTTGAGAACCACTTGGCTCTACCAAGTTGATCAAACAGCTCGGCTATCAAAGGAATAGGgtatttgttcttgatggttacTTTGTTAAGTGCTCGATAGTTGATGCATAGTCTCAATGAACCATCATGCTTTTTTTGGAACAAGACTGGTGCGCCATAAGGTGCCTTCGATGGACGGATGAACCCAGCATCTAACAAATCcttgagttgcttcttcaactCCTCGAGTTCTGGCGGTGCCATCCTATACGGTGTTGAGGCGGACGGTTTTGCTCCTGACTCCAATTCAATATTGTGGTGCACCTTCCTCCTaggtggtagttgttttggcaactcgggaggcatcatatccttattttcttcaaggaaTTCCTTAATTTTGGGAGGGAGTCTTCTCTTTCGGatgttgactcctcttgtaatagagtcaaatatgtaatctctcccttcttgaaccctttcttgagttgcatagcAGAAAGTATCGGTGTTCTGCTAACTTTAAAGActgtagggaccatgcatggagaccctttctccatgacgcatactacatcgtagtatggcataggtattatatttgcaTTTCTTTGCAAATCGAGCccgatgactattttaaaatcgtccatgggtgctattgagaaatccacaaggcccttctaagaaccaagagtcatctcaaccccttttgctactcccttaaggggttcaccATTGGTATTCACGGGTTTGAACTAGCCATTCTTTTCTgtgatcttcaacccaagcctctttgcttcatcaggcgtgatgaagttgtgtgtagcaccagtgtcgatcatagccatgacaagtttttcattgataaaggctttgacatacatcaatcctttcttttctgcagtgcttgcctctttgtccttcacagcatttatgtgttggatagatccaacacactcagtTACTTGAGTTTGAGCTTCTCGTTCCTCGGCGATAGATGTCAAAGTCCCTAACTTGGGACaatccttcatttggtgtggtcccttgcacacgaagcatcctcctttgggcacgaaagccttcttcttttcttcgtactctttctttgaagagtatttttcttccttcttggttgagaaattcttccccttgtctcccccaccttagcagaactaggcttggaggaagacttgggtttagagtctcccctataatactcagtgagtgattcggccaccaTGATGGCAtcatcgacatccttaacattccttctttgtagttcttgctttgtccaaggttggagtccaccaatgaagaagaacaatgcatcctctgatgctaagttggggatttgaagcgtgaaagtagtgaactcctttacgtagtcgctaatcgtactcttgtgcttcaactccctcaacttcttccttgcttcataaaccacattctcagggaagaattgtcttttcaactcccttttgaaatcttcccatgtgCCTATGTTGTAAGTACCATTTTCCATATCTAcgcactttctcctccaccacaaagtagcattatcagaaaggtagagagttgcagtgcgtacctttattgcttcttcgaccaccccttggcctttgaagtacctctccatttgccataggaagttctccacctcgcgagcgtcccttacgcccttgaacacctttggcttggggagatcaatctttgtcgtctcccttataatggttggtcgagattttgcctcctcgaactaaactcgaacttcctcaaatagctttaaggaattctcaagcttatcttcgatttggagcatgctttctttgaaagcatctagttctcctaacaCGTGAGCCTCAAGGGTCCCCTtatcatgttctatcctttggaaacgctcatccatagaggatagaacattctCCAACACAGAAACTCTCTCTTGAAAAACGGACCTTCTTGCCTCCCTATTGAGAAGGAATAGCATTCTTTCCCctttgagactcaacatgctccatggtgatACTAGAAGCCATACCCATAAGCGACTTGTGCTCCCTCTTGAAccaggctctgataccaaattgttacggccttggacacactccaacgctaccgtgctgGCACTcaaacttactcaacctcttgagctaagaccaagtcagcctcaCCCTCAATACTTAATAAGAAatctaagaacacaagagaacacaagagaaaggaagctttggtggaaagaacactttattgcacaagtgtttgttacaaatgattcaccCATACACAAATTCTAACTCTCACCCCTATTTATAgtcatccacctcctcaatggatagttaggattaaatctaatcaacggtccagattaatcatccagaaccttctttacaaatatctatcctatcACAACTTtctaaatgtttctagattattccataccactctttatacttctatatatatctacactcttctagaatactctatgaccttctagagtcttctagaacTTTCTAGAATATTCCGGGACTTTCTAGAACATTCTAGAACATTCTGAAACCATCTAGAGCATTCTCAAATActccaaaaaattatataaatactgttaaatttaaccttctaaaatttactaTGAcaatatgcttttttttttgtttgatgcgGACTTCTGGTCCCCTTAGTTGGAAGGAACTTATGGTAACTACTGTCTTGCACAAGTTTTCTAAGGCTCCTACTCATGTGCCAATTGGGTGAGTACATTCTCACAagctattttatttaaatatattaatattaatattaattagtcAATTTGTTTTTGTATAACTATTTTCTCTGTTAGTAAATTTATAATCTGTTCACGTACTTATGTGCCAACTGAGAGAGTACATCTTTACACgctattttatttaagtatattaatattaatgaatcaatttgtttttctataactacttttttttgtaattgttttatatcacaaaacaaaaaatcaattatGTTTAAGAATTTATTATGTTTAAAACAGAGGcatttttatcatgtattaattatgaattattacAACAAAAATTCTAGATAATAAAGTACTTAATTTATTGATTTTCTCaaagtatattatttttatttaaaaaatattttttattgatctttacctttattttttttttgaaagctgattataagattttaaatttggtTATTATGAAAAAAACCAGAATAATATGCTTTTACAagcttgttttttttatttttcttagtcatGTCTCTTGGGAGGCTGTGTCTAAAGATGCTCCTTCTACAGTTAagtctaaaattttttatgtactttTTATGACTTATATAGTAATTTTGTTGATGATTCAGGAATTCTTATgtgaatgtatatatataaaatttttttatttaaataatcttTCACTTGTTATTTGTTAGAGAATAAAGATTATTTATAATCATAGATAttttcttcatccaatccattttagtagcatgttcttattttttcattGAGACAAACAAAATATAAGCAACaaaaaaattactattaaaataatcaccaaaattttaataattaagagtacatacaatttttttaaaatttatttttaaatttgtaatggATACAAAAAATATTCAACTTtcaatcttattatttttctattcacgTACTCCCACGTACTCCTacgtgtttaaatttttttatcatatttaatAGGATATAAAAATGTAAATTGGGTTCAAATTatctatatcaataaataaaataagtatattGGCTCCTTAGAATATATGGTGACTTCCACAGTTTTGACCATGAAAGTCTGATCTATTCCAGCAAAGGAAGATCAAATGAAACTGTGAGCTACTATGCGGTTTTGATTATTGGATTTAATATGGAATTAGAAATATTTCGATACCTTAATAGCTGGAACAGTACCTTCGGAAAAAATGGCATAGGAGTGGTAGTGTTTGATAACGTGGAACATGTATATGCACCTCTGTTTGGAGAAGAGGTGAATTTGTATGAGCCCAACAGGGTAATGCTCCCTGATCCCGAATTGGGACCTCCACCCGCTGATCCTTTTGCTTTTGTTTGAAAGTAGAGAAAATTATGTACAAATTTTAGCAACATTTTTAGAAATAAAACAACAGTTTCCACTACATTCTTTTAAAATGCTTAAAACAAAAGAGACTTTGACCTTGTTGTCATTGATCTTATCAATTGGTTAGTTATGAATCACACACAAAACAAgcatttgtattttatatttatttgtctACTAATAATCCATAGAGCCCCAAATGGCTTTTGTACAAAAATACATGTTGATTACTACGTACTCCTAcgtgattaaaatttttttttttgtcatatttaATAGGATATGAAAATGTAAATTGGGTTCAAACtatttatatcaataaataaaatatctattttagaaaaaaattctcCTACCAACAATGACACTAACATGTTACTAGGAAACTCTTTCTAGTCTTGTTTGGGGCCAATTATTATGTAGAGTATATAGCCAAATTGGTCCCCGAAAGATAGTCTATTCTTCAAACGAGTCCCCgtaagaaaaagataataaaatttgtcccgaaaaatttaaaattagtaaagTTAGTCattccgtcagttggatgatgacgtgtcacgttaagtgccacgtggcatatgatgacgtggagggctaatgccacgtgtcacaatatgattggttgacatgtcagatcggtgacacgtggcatgccacgtgtcaggtcaatgacacgtggcatgtcacatggcacttgacatgtaaaaaagttatttataatcaaaatagtccttgaaagttcagacgtaagtcattttcatccctaaaattttaaaaattaattaaattagtccttatataatttttttattttttcttgataatattaaatttaaaatattttttgatactactaattttaatagaaatgtaattgacaatcaaaaaattagtaattgtatcttttcttcttaaaaatttgttcaataaaattatatctctcctttaattcttgtcaaaatctctctattcttttctattataaaacctttttcttacattattacattttgttggaatatatatatatatataacctaaacaaagttatatgctcaaaatcaaaatttatgtatgttaatctAAATGAAAGTAATAACGTAATGAAAAAAaagatgtataaatttttattaaatttgtttaggttaacatacataaatttttattttgagcatataactttatTTAGGGtaacaaatacatacatttcaattttgattatatatattccagcaaaatgtaataatgtaagaaaaaggttttagaatagaaaagaataagagagattttgacaagaattagaggagagagataattttattgaacaaatttttaagaagaaaatatacaattactaatttttttattgtcaattacatttctattaaaattagtagtataaaaaaatattttaaatttaatattatcaagaaaaaataaaaaaaattatataaggattaatttgattaatttttaaaattttagagatgaaaatgacttacgtctgaactttcaaggactattttgattataaataacttttttacatgtcaagtgccacCACGTGTCACCGATCTGACATGTCAACCAATcatattgtgacacgtggcattagccctccacgtcatcatccaactgacggaaggactaactttaccaattttaaattttttggggacaaattttattatctttttcttacGGGGACTCGTTTGAAGAATGGGCTATCTTTCGGGGACCAATTTGGCTATTTACTCTTATTATGTATGTTAGATAAACTTAGTAAATACTTTTAttgttttctgatttttttttttttcatttgtgtGTCTTGTTATGGTTTTTATTTCGTTGCCTAATTCTTATTCTTGAAATGTaggatgaattcgaaaaatgAATCCAGGGAAGAGACCTAGGAGCTAAGATGCCTAGTCCCTGAAAAAATATGAAAGACATATTACAATAATGACTCTGAAATTACTTTATATTAAATGTTTTTGTATGAgatcttttattttcaaatttaggAATGATATATTTGGTAATAACaactttgaaaaatattttgtattaagtATCTTATGCAATATTATGCTTTTCACTATAATAATGATAGGTTTGGACATATATAGATGGAAGTGGTTTTAAATTGCAATTACAGTTTGCCACTGCTTCACAAAGAAAGGTCTTATTCATCTCAGTAAAACAAAAACAATCTTTGATCTTTTATCTTTGATCTTTTATTTGATCAAAGAGATACTGCTTAAAGTaatttaatacatttatttaaatttatctttGATTATCTTTGCTATCTTGTTCTCTAAAATATTACATGTGTAAGATCAAAATTGTTATTAAACATTCAAATAAtagtaatttatttcttttacattGTTCTGACTTATTGATCATAATTGGAATTTGTCCCTCCTTGTTACCTAACAAATCATGCCAACAAATGATGCTCTAACATTGAAAATgacttctttaaaaaaaagaaaaatttgtaaaGATTGGAATAGATGAAAATActtaaaacaaaagaaacattGACCTTGTTGTCATTGATCTTATCAATTGGTTAGTTATGAATCACACACAAAACAAGCATCtgtatcttatatttatttgtcTACTAATAATCCATGGAGCCCCAAATGGCTTTTGTACAAAAATACATGTTGATTCCTAGCAATGACTATTAGTGATAGGGAGATAGATATTGCATGATGAACAATGCTGGTGTTTGCAACCTACTACAAGGTCTTGAACAATTTCATCCAACAAACTTTGAAATATGCACCTATCTATCATAACACCAGCCTCAAATGTTTCAATATCAAAATCTATCCATTTCCCCAAAGAGTAGCTCATTTCCCATTCTATTATTTCATCATGTTCCATCCCAGACATGCTCCCCCATTTTTCGATCTCTGTCTTTACCTCCTGAGCCAACACCTTGGACTTCAAGCATTGCTGCAATTTAGTCCACCATAGCTTGAATCCACACTCAAGATAACGGCAGCAATTTGATTCTAGATATTCTATAACACAATCAAAGAGGAACCCCTTGAGTTTGTTTTGATGCCTAGAATCGGTGCAGCCCAGGAAGAGATTAAAATTTCTCCACATAATATCACTTGCCATGGTGTCCAGTTCGTCGAGGAGGAACCGATGAACTACTAGTTCCGGGTCTTCGTCAGTGTCGATTCCGATAACCAATTCAGCATTCAAGATAACATCTTTCATATGAGTGAGCTTGCTTCTTGTCAAACTTGGCCCAAAAGAATATAAGCTTTGTAATGGTCCGGGAATTTGGTTGACAAGATCAATCAGTAGCTCACAAACTACTCTCCCTTTGTTTACAGATGTTGTTGCAGAATCTGTGAGTTCAGCATCATGTTCCAATTGTTCCAGCTGATCATAAGAGTTATTCATGGAGTAAGGGTGATAACCCTGCCCTGAAACTAAACAAAGGATCATAGGCATAAAAAAGAGTACTCA
The sequence above is drawn from the Arachis hypogaea cultivar Tifrunner chromosome 4, arahy.Tifrunner.gnm2.J5K5, whole genome shotgun sequence genome and encodes:
- the LOC112744950 gene encoding uncharacterized protein; translation: MATIAKSNVSLKQTLQTHHHQPNPSLDSLFHALDPISLILNPNNNNNSVSILNHSVLPMSLTTQSFIIMEDMERGPRYEAYAELRERKLRMKYPRQQEREEEESEELEPKQLPTPPRKQVKFQSGLRKGSSVSASALAQSVPDFSAVLRKENRKPVNALPSVMELTPPSKSYYSKGGVLSSSSRGSKSANAGEKKKGGGILMARKSYATMDELRNFTSATANAINGEGSRGVGRNNGGRVVGRTVLGYRQL